The window ATTGCCTGCCATTGCTCATCGCCGGCAAACACTTCGGCGTATTCCTTGTGGAACATCGCGGTATTGACCTGGTTCACCGCGTCGGCGATTTCCTTGGTGCTTGGCCAGATGTCCCGCAGATACACCAGATTGCCCTCTTTGTCGGTACCCAAAGGCTCGCTGCTGATGTCGATGCGAACCGTACCGGCCAGGGCATAAGCGACGACCAGCGGTGGGGAGGCCAGCCAGTTGGTTTTCACCAACGGATGCACACGACCTTCGAAGTTGCGGTTGCCCGATAGCACCGAGGCGACGGTCAAGTCGGCGGCCTGAATGGCTTTTTCGATCGGCTCCGACAATGGCCCGGAGTTGCCAATGCAAGTGGTGCAGCCGTAACCGACCAAGGCAAAACCCAGTTCATCAAGGTATTGAGTCAGGCCGGCAGCCTTGTAGTAGTCAGTGACCACTTTCGAGCCCGGGGCCAGCGAACTCTTGACCCACGGTTTGCGCTTGAGGCCTTTTTCCACGGCTTTCTTCGCCACCAGGCCGGCGGCCATCATCACGCTCGGGTTGGAAGTGTTGGTGCAGGAGGTAATCGCCGCGATCACCACCGCACCGTTTTTCAATCGATAGGTCTGACCTTCGTACTCGTAGTCGGCTTCACCAGCCAGGTCGGCATTGCCCACCGCAACGCCACCGCCGCCTTCACTTTCGAGACGACCGATTTCCTTGCTGGTGGGTTTGAATTGCAGATCGACGAAGTCACTGAACGCTTGCGCGACATGCGGCAGCGATACCCGGTCTTGTGGGCGTTTCGGCCCGGCAAGGCTGGCTTCGACGCTGCCCATGTCCAACGCTAGGCTGTCGGTGAACACCGGTTCCTGACCCGGCAGGCGCCACAGGCCCTGGATTTTGCTGTAGGCCTCGACCAGTTTCACGGTTTCGCTGCTGCGACCGGATAAACGCAGGTAGTCCAGGGTGATGTCATCCACCGGGAAAAAGCCGCAGGTGGCACCGTATTCCGGGGCCATGTTGGCGATGGTCGCGCGGTCGGCCAGCGGCAGGTCGGCGAGGCCGTCACCGTAGAACTCGACGAATTTGCCGACCACGCCTTTCTTGCGCAGCATCTGGGTGACGGTCAGCACCAGGTCGGTGGCGGTGATGCCTTCCTTGAGCTTGCCGGTGAGTTTGAAGCCGATCACTTCCGGGATCAGCATCGACACCGGTTGACCCAGCATCGCCGCTTCCGCTTCGATCCCGCCGACACCCCAGCCGAGTACGCCGAGACCGTTGATCATGGTGGTGTGGGAGTCGGTGCCGACCAGGGTGTCGGGGAAGGCGTAGGTGCGACCGTCCTCGTCCTTGGTCCAGACCGTGCGCCCCAGGTATTCCAGATTTACCTGGTGGCAGATCCCGGTGCCCGGCGGCACCACGCTGAAGTTGTTGAAGGCGCTTTGGCCCCAGCGCAGGAACGCATAACGTTCGCCATTGCGTTGCATTTCGATGTCGACGTTCTGTTCGAAGGCGCTGGCGCTGGCGAATTTGTCGACCATCACCGAATGGTCGATCACCAGGTCCACGGGGGAGAGCGGATTGATACGCTGCGGGTCGCCGCCGGCCTTGGCCATCGCGGCGCGCATGGCGGCCAGATCGACCACCGCGGGAACGCCGGTAAAGTCCTGCATCAACACCCGCGCGGGACGGTACTGGATTTCGCGGTCGGAGCGACGCTCCTTGAGCCAGGCGGCAATCGCCTTGAGGTCGGCGCCGGTGACGGTTTTTTCATCTTCCCAGCGCAGCAGGTTTTCCAGCAGCACTTTCAACGACATGGGCAGCTTGTCCAGGTCGCCCAGGCTTTTGGCGGCATCCGGCAGGCTGAAATAGTGATAGGTCTTGTCGTCGACTTGTAAGGTTTTAAGGGTTTTCAGGCTATCGAGGGACGGCATTGAAATGACTCCTTTGAGTCCGCACGGCTACGGACTGACGGGACAGACAGAGCCTTTAA of the Pseudomonas frederiksbergensis genome contains:
- the acnA gene encoding aconitate hydratase AcnA; amino-acid sequence: MPSLDSLKTLKTLQVDDKTYHYFSLPDAAKSLGDLDKLPMSLKVLLENLLRWEDEKTVTGADLKAIAAWLKERRSDREIQYRPARVLMQDFTGVPAVVDLAAMRAAMAKAGGDPQRINPLSPVDLVIDHSVMVDKFASASAFEQNVDIEMQRNGERYAFLRWGQSAFNNFSVVPPGTGICHQVNLEYLGRTVWTKDEDGRTYAFPDTLVGTDSHTTMINGLGVLGWGVGGIEAEAAMLGQPVSMLIPEVIGFKLTGKLKEGITATDLVLTVTQMLRKKGVVGKFVEFYGDGLADLPLADRATIANMAPEYGATCGFFPVDDITLDYLRLSGRSSETVKLVEAYSKIQGLWRLPGQEPVFTDSLALDMGSVEASLAGPKRPQDRVSLPHVAQAFSDFVDLQFKPTSKEIGRLESEGGGGVAVGNADLAGEADYEYEGQTYRLKNGAVVIAAITSCTNTSNPSVMMAAGLVAKKAVEKGLKRKPWVKSSLAPGSKVVTDYYKAAGLTQYLDELGFALVGYGCTTCIGNSGPLSEPIEKAIQAADLTVASVLSGNRNFEGRVHPLVKTNWLASPPLVVAYALAGTVRIDISSEPLGTDKEGNLVYLRDIWPSTKEIADAVNQVNTAMFHKEYAEVFAGDEQWQAIEVPQAATYVWQDDSTYIQHPPFFDDIGGPPPVVKDVAGARVLALLGDSVTTDHISPAGNIKADSPAGHYLRDKGVEPRDFNSYGSRRGNHEVMMRGTFANIRIRNEMLGGEEGGNTIYIPTGERMPIYDAAMRYQASGTPLVVIAGQEYGTGSSRDWAAKGTNLLGVKAVIAESFERIHRSNLVGMGVLPLQFKLDQNRKSLNLTGKETLDILGLTGVELTPRMNLTLVITREDGSREKIEVLCRIDTLNEVEYFKAGGILHYVLRQLIAS